A stretch of DNA from Dioscorea cayenensis subsp. rotundata cultivar TDr96_F1 chromosome 4, TDr96_F1_v2_PseudoChromosome.rev07_lg8_w22 25.fasta, whole genome shotgun sequence:
TAGAAACAGAGCTATTTTGTCCTCCCAATCATTCGCATAGTCTTCCTTTAGAGCTTACCAAAACTTTATATTGTGTTGGCGGAGATTAACGGAGGCTGTATAAAATTCTTCTGATTTTGTCTTACCTTTTTTATGGAAGCAAAGCCAGGATGTAGAATATTACTGGTTACCTTAACAAGAACTTTCTTGGATTACTTAAGTTCTTTTTATCTTAGTGAAGAATGCATCTTATCCAGGGACGGGTTGAATTTCTCAATCAGTTCTCTTCAACATCTGCACCACACTTAAGATGAACCCTGGTACAAATAGAACCATAAGAAGGTCACAAAAGCTGGATCATATTCAGAGGGATGGGCCAAATTGGGTTCTTATTGCAGGCAGTGCAGTTTTAAGCGCCCTGTCAATCAGGATTGGATGCAAGCTGAAACAGGCCTTTGAAACTAAGCGAGCCAATACTCCTGACTTCACAACGAAAGGTCTAGTCATGTGCTATATGCAAAATGTAATTGTTATAATgtcattgttattgtttttttttcttttcctatatTAAtggctcttttttttaatgtgcagCTAAGAGAAGGCCAGCAACATGCCGTTTGCATTCAAATTTATATTGCTTTACTCAAGTTGATGACAATTGTTGCCATTGTCTTGCAGGtgcaattattttctttttttactgtttatttGCAGCCATAgattagtttttctttaattcattTAGGTAGCAGCTCTGCAATAATTCTATGATCATATTTATTTGCTATTCTTGCATAACCCTCATATGCTCTACAGCAGCTTAGTAATAAGATATTTCTCATAAAGTAAACACTTTTTGCAGTAAGACTAGTGCCtatgttataaatttttacaCTTGTTATATAAACTCTCTCAAGCATTTCTAGTCAGTCAGAAGCAAATTTCATAGTCTAAGCATTTCATCAAGAAACAAATATGCTCAGTCAATCAGTGTTtcagtagaaaaaaaaaaaatcctaagaTACCTGTGGTGAATAATACTCAGCAATGGTGCCgctgaaaacaaaataatttgaacCAAAGGAATCAATATAGAGTTACACCAAAGTGGGAATGTTTGTTCACCATTTCCATACAACCACATGTAATATATCAGTGTATGCCTTGTAAGCCATTTGGACTTAATGTTTAAGAActgaaaaaaatgcaattagTTTCAGAATGTGTATGTTGCAGTAAGTCTTACAGAGCATCTATGTGCTAGTGTGGTTAGCTCTTTTTTCATAAGATGATGGATGAGCTTGATCAGTGATAAGAAATGCTAATTATTTGAAGTACGCTTAAGCTGGTCTCTTGTAGACTTACAAAACCCAAATTATGCTAATTCCAGATTTCTGTATTGGATTACTGTGTCTGTAAGTTAACTTACAGAATGTTGTGCCTGAAGAGAGTAAAAGGGAAATGGGTTGCTATTCAAGGTGGTATGTGCAGTGACACCTTCTATTTTGATCTTTTATGTATTGCTTGTTATCCGTCACATTCTTTGTGCTTTTGCTACATTAACTTGGCTATAATCATTTTgctcatgcattttttttaaatattctgtACTGAGAACACTGAGGATCCTTTATTCTTCTGACGGAGAACAGGTCAATAAAACAGCCTGCATCATTGTCCTGATTTTGGTCTTTTGTGCAGGCCTTGCTGATGCTTCAGGAGATATCAAGCAGCAATCCAACAACCCAATTTCAAAAGAAACTGATTTGTCCCTTCCCTTGGTGAAGATCTCAACTGCAGAATCAAACACTCAAAACAGCAGTGTGATGTGGGCCTCATCACCAGATCGTCTTGAACTGCCCCAGAAGCCTTTTCACCATTCGAACAGCTCTGAGTCTCCTTGTGTTTCTGAATCCGGATCAGACATCTACAGCAAACGAGAGGTAATTCAGAAACTGCGGCAACAGCTTAAAAGAAGGGATGAGATGATTATGGAGATGCAGGCCCAGATTGTAGACCTACAAAATTCTCTTACTGTTCAAATGGCCCAATCTGTAAATCTTCAATCTCAGCTCGATTCTGCAAACCGAGACTTGTTCGACTCTGAGAGAGAAATACAACGTCTGAGGAAAGCCATTGCAGATCATTGTGTAGCAGAGGCAGGCTCCCCCGAAAGATCTACTACCATCAGAAACTGGCGACCAGAACCCATAAACGGGCATGCCAACGGTTATCACGACACCGGAAGTGATTTAGATCTTACCTATGCTGGCGCTGGGAAATCCAGAGGAGACagtgagagggttgagatgttGAAGAGAGAAGTAGGTGAGCTGAAAGAAGTGATTGAAGGGAAAGAATTTTTGCTTCAGAGCTACAAGGAGGAGAAAGTTGAGCTATGCTCAAAACTTAAAGATTTGCAGTTGAGACTGGCCCCTCAACAAGTGCCAAATATTTTGTAATACGTTGGTTGTTGTCATGTTATTGCTGTTGATTCTTGTTTGGGTCTTTTAGTGCTCAGTTTTCCTTAACATTATTTGCGCTAGgacttaatatttttcaatgtttttgtaTAGTTATTGATTAGAGCTTGTTGAGTGCTATTCCTCCACATGTGTCCACAACTTAAACTAGAAATACTCAACAAGGACAATCAGCAGCATATGAAGGAATAGAGATCAATGCCAAATAGGCAAATACATTAAGAAGTTTTTGCAATGAAAACTACGCCCAAAAGGATTTACATTTAGTAATGATCACTAACATTCCAATTCCAAGCACTGCACAACATGACAAAGCTCATTTCCTCATTTATATAGCTTAAATCATTTCGCACGCTTTTCTTTCACATCTCCAGGATTCTGGCTAATCATAAAAGCTAATGCTATAAGTATTGCCGAAAGCTCTACTCTGGTTTGCGGCAAGTGATAATGGTGAACTTGATGAGCTTCTTGTTGTAGCCTTCTATCATCAAAGGCATAACCAGTGCCCCTTTTATACTCTTCCATCCTTTCAAGACAAAACACAAGATAGAAAAATCACTAGTGTTAGAATAGCACCTCAATGTCATATCACAAACAAATACAgctcataataaaaaaacacattgcTAGTGAGATTGCTACCACTGCGAAGAAGAGATATAAAGCCCTTCCATGTGAATGCTGATTGAATAACCGCTGGCCAAAACGGAGCCACATTGTCCGACCAATCAGCAGTCTTGATATCCTGTTATATTAAACCAATCAAGCTTAAGTACTAGTAAATGTAACCACAAATCATAATATCTATAATTCTTTAGTAAATGCAGGGTAATATATTGTTGCCATTACCTTAAGAGAGAGGGACTCAGCTATTTTGACATAATCAGAGGGAGAACACCATTCCGGGAGATAATATGCATTGCAGATCTTATTCAAGAGAGTTATTTCATCAGGCTTCAGAGAGTCTTCTGACTGACTGAGATCTCTATGGCACCAAGTTACTATGATTATAGTGGCTCCAGGTGCTGCAACGCGTGTCAATTCACTCACAAACTGACACAAAAGACaagcaaattttaaaaagacatGTTTTTTTCACTTAAGAGCTCTCTCAGTACTGAAAATAGTACCTTATTCTTATCTGGCATGTGTTCTCCACTCTCCATGGACCAGACCAGGTCAAAATGGCCATCAGGAAAAGGTTGATCCAGTGCATCTGCAACTTGGAATGAAACCTACAAGGAATCCTCAAGAGTCAAATAATTCCAcaataaagaataaagaaaaagaccAGATATTCAGATCACATACCTTATCAGCCAGCCCTTCAGCAACTGCCAGTGCCTGAGCCCTCTGAGCTTGAACAGGGCTCAAAGTGATACCTTGACACTGAGCTCCATACTTCTTTGCCAGATACCTTGAACTGCCACCAATTCCACACCCAACATCAACCACTCTCTTTGGCCACTTTGAAGAGTCCTCTGcacaatcacaaagatcaaaaaCAGTGAAACATAATCCCCATATAACAAACTTCCAAAGATCACACCACAATTGATTCTGATCCATAAATCTAGAAACAGAGGGAGAAAGAAAGAACGAAAGAGATAACACAGATGAAACCTGTGACACCAGCAAAGCTAAGTGTCTCCTCAATCATGCGCAGTTGAGCACGGCGGTGATGAGCAACAGAGCCGGGCAAACCAGGGTCATAAAACCCATGGTGCATGTGCTCACCCCACAACCCCTCCCACATCTTTGACGACTCATCGTACAGGTCCGCAATCCCCTTCTTCAACTCTTCCCGGTCACGCACCACCTGCACCGCACCCGCGAGCTGCGCTCTCATGCCCGGAAGCATCACGTAGCCGCCGGGTACGTGCGGCGCTTCATACAATCCAATGAACGGTGAAAGACCACAACGCATCAGCGGGTCCATTGTAACCTATGGTAGTAAAACCAAGGAAGCTGGGGAGCAGACGAAGATGGTTTGGAGGTTGCAAGGTGGTGTCTTGGTAttgtatataactatatatGAGCACAAAGTGTCAGGGTATAGAGTGAGGAAACCATGCATGGGCAATGACGTGGCATGTGACCAAAG
This window harbors:
- the LOC120258397 gene encoding uncharacterized protein LOC120258397 → MNPGTNRTIRRSQKLDHIQRDGPNWVLIAGSAVLSALSIRIGCKLKQAFETKRANTPDFTTKAKRRPATCRLHSNLYCFTQVDDNCCHCLAGLADASGDIKQQSNNPISKETDLSLPLVKISTAESNTQNSSVMWASSPDRLELPQKPFHHSNSSESPCVSESGSDIYSKREVIQKLRQQLKRRDEMIMEMQAQIVDLQNSLTVQMAQSVNLQSQLDSANRDLFDSEREIQRLRKAIADHCVAEAGSPERSTTIRNWRPEPINGHANGYHDTGSDLDLTYAGAGKSRGDSERVEMLKREVGELKEVIEGKEFLLQSYKEEKVELCSKLKDLQLRLAPQQVPNIL
- the LOC120258398 gene encoding probable tocopherol O-methyltransferase, chloroplastic isoform X1, translated to MATLLRTCEPFDLRGLSSARRFEKEKRKPNPSRVLYQRRSQRSSFRAAMAAEGLKKGIAEFYNESSGLWESIWGEHMHHGFYDTTTPASFSDHRSAQIRMVDEALRFACVPEDSSKWPKRVVDVGCGIGGSSRYLAKKYGAQCQGITLSPVQAQRAQALAVAEGLADKVSFQVADALDQPFPDGHFDLVWSMESGEHMPDKNKFVSELTRVAAPGATIIIVTWCHRDLSQSEDSLKPDEITLLNKICNAYYLPEWCSPSDYVKIAESLSLKDIKTADWSDNVAPFWPAVIQSAFTWKGFISLLRSGWKSIKGALVMPLMIEGYNKKLIKFTIITCRKPE
- the LOC120258398 gene encoding probable tocopherol O-methyltransferase, chloroplastic isoform X2; this encodes MDPLMRCGLSPFIGLYEAPHVPGGYVMLPGMRAQLAGAVQVVRDREELKKGIADLYDESSKMWEGLWGEHMHHGFYDPGLPGSVAHHRRAQLRMIEETLSFAGVTEDSSKWPKRVVDVGCGIGGSSRYLAKKYGAQCQGITLSPVQAQRAQALAVAEGLADKVSFQVADALDQPFPDGHFDLVWSMESGEHMPDKNKFVSELTRVAAPGATIIIVTWCHRDLSQSEDSLKPDEITLLNKICNAYYLPEWCSPSDYVKIAESLSLKDIKTADWSDNVAPFWPAVIQSAFTWKGFISLLRSGWKSIKGALVMPLMIEGYNKKLIKFTIITCRKPE